ATCGTCTTTATAAACCGTAATGCCACCCACTGTTAAGTCTTTTAGCGTTACCTGTCTGCCATATTCCCGTGACAGAATACTTTCAATGATTGGCAACAACTTTCGTACCTTTTCTTCTGTCATTTTTACAGCCTTCATTCCCCACACTCCTTTTTATCAGAATATGTCGAATAGGCTTGTCACTTTCGTTAAGACAAATTTCAAATTAGATACTTGGCAAACGCTCCTTCTTTCTTAATCACTTCTGGGCAGTTTCTCCACAACATACAATTTCCCCGATGTAGTTACTGCCAGACAATATTGAATACCAACTAAATCCAATGTACTATCTCCATTCGATTCACTTTCTGTTAAAATGATTTTAGAAAGGGAGTGATTGAAAATAACGACAGTGGAAAAGGAGAAATTGTCTGTCGGTTTGACACAATTTATTGATTTCACAGTTAGGCAAACAATGTTAGCAAAGATGAATAAAATTACTGAAATTAAAAATCAAGGGGATTATCATCCAGTAAAAGATCATTGGAAACAATTAAGAGAACGAATTAAATTATGCTATGAGAAAAATCAATCTCTAGAAAATTTAGATTCGTTGCTGACTGAAGTTCATGAGAGAAAAATTAATTCCTATACCCAAGCAATAAAGGCATTTAAAAAATTTACTCGTAAAAAGGAAATTAAATGGTTTGATCCACCTAAATCACTGTGGACATCTACTAATGGTTTAGTTGTTCGTTCGTCTCCCGAATTAGGTTTAATTATTGATGGCATACCTCACTTAATAAAATTGTTTTTTAAAGGGAACACTGAAAAAATTAATGAACGGAACATTCAACCAATCCTCACTTTAATGTTAGAAGCACAATGTAATGACCCTACCCCATCAAATATTGTATATGCTGTGTTAAACGTTAAAACAGCTAAATTACATGTAGCTACTCAAACAGACCCGAAAATTCTTCAAGCACTCCAGCTAGAAGCACAAACATACGAAAATATTTGGAGAAATTAAGCGTCTAATCCATTTCATTTTTTAAAACATATATAATTTGTGCGCATTGCTTACACTTCCCTCACTACACCCATTACCCAATTTAACAAATGCAATAATCCAACCTTTTTTCATGCTTGCTGAAGCTGGTGCCATTACCATACGACTGTTGTTTAATTGACTAAAGGCTAGAGCCTGAACATATAACAGGCTCTTCCTGTCATCAAAATTCATATCCGCTACTTGAAATGATAAAAATTTTTATTCTAAATCCAAACATCCATATACATATAAAAGTATTATTTCTATAGCTAGCAAAATATATAAAAGAAAGGAAGTATAGAAGGAGTGAAATACTTATGAAATGCGTCATCTATGTTCGAGTCAGCACGGAAGAACAGGCTAAACATGGGTTTTCAATTGCTGCGCAAATTGAAAAATTGGAAGCTTATTGTGTTTCTCAAGGATGGGAAATCGTTGAGGAGCCCTACATCGATGATGGGTATTCTGCTAAAGATTTAAATAGGCCATATTTTCAGGCTATGGTTGAGCGCATTCAGCAAGGCGGTATTGATGTCCTTCTTGTATATAAGCTTGATCGCTTAACTCGCTCTGTCCCTGATCTTCATACAATTTTAGCTGAGTTAGAGCAATACGAATGTAAATTTAAATCCGCTACAGAAGTTTACGATACGACAAATGCAATGGGACGTTTATTTATTACACTTGTTGCTGCGATTGCACAGTGGGAACGTGAAAATACAGCAGAACGTGTGCGTTTTGGAATGGAGAAGAAAGTAAAATTAGGTCACTGGAAAGGTGGCACGCCCCCCCTCGGCTACCAAGTAGTAGATGGTGAATTAGTTATCGATGAAGCAGAGGCTCAAATTGTGAAGGATATATTTAAGTTAGCAAGATCATTGGGGTTTTATTCCCTTGCCCGTCAATTAACGAATAAAGGAATCCCCACTCGAAAAGGCGGACAATGGCATGTCGATAGTGTGCGAGATATTGCCAATAATCCGACGTACGCTGGTTATTTAATGTTTAGCTCTAATCCGAAAGACATAAAAAAGCCTCCTCGTGAGCGGGTACTATTTGAAGGCAATCATAAACGCATTATAGATCGCGATGAATTTTGGGAGCTACAAGATTTGTTAGAAAAGCGCAAAATCTTAGGAGGGAAACGAGAATCGAGCAATTACTATTTTTCCTCGCTATTAAAATGTGCACGGTGTGGGCATGCGATGTCGGGGCACAAAGCCGGTAAGAAAAAAACGTATCGATGTTCCGGAAAGAAAGCTGGAAAAGCTTGTACCAGTCATATGATTTTAGAAAGCAATTTAGTGCAAACCCTCTTAGCAAAATGGGATGACTTAGTAGGTGGACATTTTCAAAGTAATGAAGGAGACGCCACATTTCCTATGGCACAACTTTCCGCATTACAACAAGAATTATCCATTGTTCAAAAACTTTCTCACAAGAAGAAGACAATGTTTGAGCATGATGTTATCGGGATTGATGAGTTAATTCATGAAAGTGAAAAGCTTCGTAACAAAGAAAAAGAGATTCAAGAAAAGCTAAAAAAATTACAGCACCAGGATCAGCGTCAACATATAGAAATCCGGACTGTTATCCGCAATATTGATACACTATGGTTGAATGCCGATGATAACGAACGTAAACAATTAATGACCACCATCTTTGAGCAAATTATCGTTGATACAAAGGATGATTATACGAGCAGTAAACAAGCAAGAGAAATTATAATTGTTGCAGCTAAATAATATGTCTTTTATTGGTGGCAGTACACTTATACCATGGGCGCTCATTCCCGCAGCTGCTATTTGTAACGTCAGTCCATTTGAGCTTGCACGGCGTAATTTATTGCCTGTAGCGATAGGACTTCTTGTCACAACCATTGTTGCGTTATTTTTAATTTAATATCGAGAATAAAATCAAAACTGATTATATGTTTTTCGGCACAAGGCATCGAGAAGTTTAACTTGATGCCTTTTATTCTGTTTATTGGAGCATAGGCTACGTTACTGTCTCCAGTAGCCTGCACAGTAAATCCCCTCACGGAAATCCACAGCAATTCACCTTACATAATTCTTCGTAGTAAAAAATATTGATTTCATCTAAATCGCCTTGTTACTTAACAAACGAATAATATTATCATATTCATATAATAATTTCATTAGCTTTTTACTGTACATCTGTTTAAAAATATATTATATTTTTTGATAATGTTCTCACATTGATAACATTTGATTTTTTCCATTGATACCATCTCTTTTCTTCAGATAGGGGGCTCGATTATGCTTAATAAAGCGGAGGTTTTAATGCATCCTGTAAGAATGAAAATTTTACAGGCACTGATGCATAATACAGAAGAAGGTTTAAGTACGTTAGAGATGATTTCTTTAATTAAAGATGTACCGCAAGCTACTTTATATCGCCATATTCAAATATTAATGGATGAAAACATTATTCAAATTGTAAAAGAACGCAAAGTACGTTCTGTTACGGAAAAATTTTATGCTTTAAATGAGGGAGCAGCAAAAATAGATGCAGAGGAGTGGTCCAAGCTAACGAAAAAGCAAAAACTCAACTATATTTCCTACTATCAACTAGCATTACTGTCTCAATATCAAAATTATTTAAACTTATTTGAAGAAGATTGCGTCGAGGATACAGCTACTTTTTCATTACTTGACTTATCTTTAACAAAGGAACAGTTTAACAACTTTCAAAATGATTTAAATGATTTATTAACGAGATACTATAATATGTCCGATTCAAGCAATAAGACTGAAACAAAAACAATTGCATTAAATATTATTCCAAAATCTTAAGTAACAATTTCTAGGCAAGATAACTGGATTTAAATTGTAAAGAAATGGAGAAGATTTATGAAAAAAGGCAAGTCAGTTGAAAATATAAGAAAATTTATCATGATTATTATCGGCGCAATCATCGCAGCATATGGACTGGAAGCGGTATTAATACCGAACAATGTTATTGATGGCGGCGTAACAGGTATTAGTATTATGGGTGCCCACTTATTCGGCATTCCGTTAGGGGTGCTACTCTTTGTACTTAATATCCCGTTTATTTATATTGGCTACAAACAAGTAGGAAAAACATTTGCATTAATGAGTAGTACTGGGATAGCTGCTTTATCGATTTCCACAGTTCTTTTACATGATGTTAAAACAATTTTAGGTCCAGAAGATCCTTTATTAATTGTCTTATCAGGTGGTATGTTACTCGGAATTGGAATAGGTATTGTCTTACGTAACGGTGGTGCATTAGATGGCTCTGAAGTGTTAGCCGTACTATTATCACGTAAAATTCCGTTTTCAGTCGGAGATATTATATTATTTATTAATGCCTTTATCTTCTTAGGTGCAAGCTTTATTTTCGGATTAGAAAGTGCATTATATTCAGCCTTAACGTACTATATTGCGAAAAACGTTATTGATATTATTCAAGTTGGTTTAGAAAAATCAAAAGATGTCCGCGTTGTCAGTGCCAAATCTGAGGAGATTGGTGATGCCATTCAAGCTCGTCTAGGTCGTGGTGTAACTTATACACAAGGGCGCGGCGGCTTTTCAAACGAACCAACCGAAATTTTAAACTGTGTCATTAACCGTATGGAAGAAAATAAGCTTGTGACAATTATTAAAGATATTGATAGCAGTGCTTTTGTCGTTATTTCTGATGTTTCAGAAGTTCGCGGTGGGAATTTCAAAAAACGAGATATTCACTAATACTAGAAGTAAGCAAGTGTCATTACTTGCTTACTTCTTTTTATTGATTGCATTAAAGTGAGTTCGCTATTACTTTTTCATATTTTATACCTTTTATTAGGCATAACGCACCTACTAATACAACAGCTGATGCACCTATTAACGCATATTGATAACTGTCTGTATAGTTGGCCAATATTCCTGCGAGTGAAGGTCCAAGCAATTGCCCTAGCGCATAGCCTGCTGTTAAAAAACCTAATATTTTATGACTATTCATAGGGACAATTTGCTTTGCTAAAGTAGTTGCTACTGTTGTAATCCCCATAAATGTAGCACCGAACACAAAAGCACTTGTATAAAGTGTAACAGTATTTGTTGTAAATGCTGGTAGGACAATGCCAAATGTCTGCAACAACATAGCTATGAATAATGTTTTTACATAACCCCAACGTTGTGCGAGTTTTGACCAAATAAAGCAAGATGGAATTGCTGCAATCCCAACGACAAACCATACAAAGACTGCATCTCCCTGAAAGCTTGTTGATTCTTTTGCAATGGATACAATGAAAGTTCCAGTAATAATATAGCCGAGTCCTTCTAGACTATAGGCAAGTACTAGCCATTTTATCCAACTTGTCGGTATGGATGTTCGTATTACAGTAGCTTCACTAGGTTCCTGTTGTGTGTTAGGTATAATTGGCTTTATAAAAGCTACAATGAAGATTAGCAAGATACTACTGAATAAGGCTAAGGCAATCCAAGTACCATACCAGTTAAATAAAGCTTGTATTGGTGATACAATTAAAGCACTTAAGGCAATCCCTATTCCAACACCACTATAAAAAATACCTGATAAGTGTGATTTCCTGCTATTAGCTAATTGATCAAGCACTAGACTTGCAGCAACGACAAAAATAAAGGCACTCATTACACCAGAAATAAACCGAAGCACATACCAAACAAAAATTGCATCAGTGCACCCCATTAAACCAGTTGTTACAATACTCATAACTAATGCTAGTTGTAAGAAGGGAATCCGTTTCTCTTGTATTTGTAGACGGCCAACAATAATTGCACCTACAAAATAGCCTAAATAGTTGCTCGTAGCTAAAAAACCTGCAGTTGCTCGACTAAATGCAAATGCTTCCTGCATGTACGGTAAAATGACCGTATACGAAAAACGACTAATGCCCATTGCAACAATGAATGCAAATACTCCTCCTATTAAATAATGAATTGTT
The genomic region above belongs to Lysinibacillus sp. FSL W8-0992 and contains:
- a CDS encoding YbfB/YjiJ family MFS transporter produces the protein MNKQTIHYLIGGVFAFIVAMGISRFSYTVILPYMQEAFAFSRATAGFLATSNYLGYFVGAIIVGRLQIQEKRIPFLQLALVMSIVTTGLMGCTDAIFVWYVLRFISGVMSAFIFVVAASLVLDQLANSRKSHLSGIFYSGVGIGIALSALIVSPIQALFNWYGTWIALALFSSILLIFIVAFIKPIIPNTQQEPSEATVIRTSIPTSWIKWLVLAYSLEGLGYIITGTFIVSIAKESTSFQGDAVFVWFVVGIAAIPSCFIWSKLAQRWGYVKTLFIAMLLQTFGIVLPAFTTNTVTLYTSAFVFGATFMGITTVATTLAKQIVPMNSHKILGFLTAGYALGQLLGPSLAGILANYTDSYQYALIGASAVVLVGALCLIKGIKYEKVIANSL
- a CDS encoding recombinase family protein, coding for MKCVIYVRVSTEEQAKHGFSIAAQIEKLEAYCVSQGWEIVEEPYIDDGYSAKDLNRPYFQAMVERIQQGGIDVLLVYKLDRLTRSVPDLHTILAELEQYECKFKSATEVYDTTNAMGRLFITLVAAIAQWERENTAERVRFGMEKKVKLGHWKGGTPPLGYQVVDGELVIDEAEAQIVKDIFKLARSLGFYSLARQLTNKGIPTRKGGQWHVDSVRDIANNPTYAGYLMFSSNPKDIKKPPRERVLFEGNHKRIIDRDEFWELQDLLEKRKILGGKRESSNYYFSSLLKCARCGHAMSGHKAGKKKTYRCSGKKAGKACTSHMILESNLVQTLLAKWDDLVGGHFQSNEGDATFPMAQLSALQQELSIVQKLSHKKKTMFEHDVIGIDELIHESEKLRNKEKEIQEKLKKLQHQDQRQHIEIRTVIRNIDTLWLNADDNERKQLMTTIFEQIIVDTKDDYTSSKQAREIIIVAAK
- a CDS encoding YitT family protein — translated: MKKGKSVENIRKFIMIIIGAIIAAYGLEAVLIPNNVIDGGVTGISIMGAHLFGIPLGVLLFVLNIPFIYIGYKQVGKTFALMSSTGIAALSISTVLLHDVKTILGPEDPLLIVLSGGMLLGIGIGIVLRNGGALDGSEVLAVLLSRKIPFSVGDIILFINAFIFLGASFIFGLESALYSALTYYIAKNVIDIIQVGLEKSKDVRVVSAKSEEIGDAIQARLGRGVTYTQGRGGFSNEPTEILNCVINRMEENKLVTIIKDIDSSAFVVISDVSEVRGGNFKKRDIH
- a CDS encoding helix-turn-helix domain-containing protein codes for the protein MLNKAEVLMHPVRMKILQALMHNTEEGLSTLEMISLIKDVPQATLYRHIQILMDENIIQIVKERKVRSVTEKFYALNEGAAKIDAEEWSKLTKKQKLNYISYYQLALLSQYQNYLNLFEEDCVEDTATFSLLDLSLTKEQFNNFQNDLNDLLTRYYNMSDSSNKTETKTIALNIIPKS